One region of Peromyscus eremicus chromosome 4, PerEre_H2_v1, whole genome shotgun sequence genomic DNA includes:
- the Arl14ep gene encoding ARL14 effector protein, producing MMDPCSVGVQLRTTHDCHKTFYTRHTGFKTLQELSSNDMLLLQLRTGMTLSGNNTICLHHVKIYIDRFEELQKSCCDPFNIHKKLAKKNLHVIDLDDATFLSAKFGRQLVPGWKLCPKCTQIINGSVDVDSDDRQRRKPESDGRTAKALRSLQFTNPGKQTEFAPESGKREKRKLTKNSSAGSDRQIIPAKSKVYDSQGLLIFSGMDLCDCLDEDCLGCFYACPTCGSTKCGAECRCDRKWLYEQIEIEGGEIIHNKHAGKACGLLSPCHPYDILQK from the exons ATGATGGATCCGTGTTCAGTTGGAGTCCAGCTTCGAACCACACATGACTGCCATAAAACCTTCTACACTCGGCACACAGGTTTCAAGACTTTGCAAGAATTGTCATCAAATGACATGCTTTTGCTTCAGCTTAGGACTGGAATGACACTTTCTGGGAATAATACAATTTGTTTGCATCATGTCAAAATTTATATTGACAGATTTGAGGAGTTACAGAAGTCCTGTTGTGACCCATTTAACATACACAAAAAGCTAGCCAAAAAGAACCTGCATGTAATTGACTTAGATGATGCCACGTTTCTCAGTGCAAAGTTTGGAAGGCAGCTGGTACCTGGTTGGAAGCTTTGCCCCAAGTGCACCCAGATCATCAATGGGAGTGTGGATGTTGATTCAGATGACCGCCAGAGAAGGAAACCCGAATCAGAT GGAAGAACTGCTAAGGCGCTGAGGTCGCTGCAGTTCACGAACCCGGGAAAGCAAACTGAATTTGCTCCAGAAAGCgggaaaagggagaaaaggaagctgACCAAGAACTCGAGCGCCGGCTCTGACAG ACAAATTATTCCAGCAAAGAGTAAAGTCTACGACAGCCAGGGTCTGCTAATTTTCAGTGGCATGGACCTCTGTGACTGCCTTGATGAGGACTGCTTGGGATGCTTCTACGCCTGTCCCACCTGTGGGTCTACCAAATGTGGAGCTGAATGCCGCTGTGACCGCAAGTGGCTCTATGAGCAAATAGAAATTGAAGGAGGAGAAATAATCCATAATAAACATGCTGG CAAAGCATGTGGTCTATTATCTCCCTGTCACCCATATGATATTTTACAAAAGTGA